The following proteins come from a genomic window of Mucinivorans hirudinis:
- a CDS encoding Mobile element protein, with amino-acid sequence MEEILFTPYIGVGCGIDVHKDLIVATIQRGNEVVGTKEFDGFTVSLESLRDWCKDEGVTHIAMESTGVYWKPVFNILEDDFEVLLVNARHVKNVPVHKTDKKDSKWLSKLLVSGLLKGSFIPPRDIRDLRDLVRYKKKLVAHSASEKNRIIKILEDCNIKLSSVLSDVDGAVGRNIISALIDGESDVNQLMRFYHGKIKTPRSEFVKALQGKVSYHHRFMLQFHRDVIANDDAMLERLDAEIAKAVSDYEVELELLETIPGVGRDSAIGIISEIGVDMERFPDENHLSSYCGVSPGNNESAGKKKVQRP; translated from the coding sequence ATGGAAGAGATACTATTTACCCCCTACATTGGGGTTGGTTGCGGGATTGATGTCCATAAGGATTTGATAGTTGCAACTATTCAGCGAGGCAACGAAGTTGTCGGCACAAAGGAGTTTGACGGTTTTACCGTTTCATTGGAATCGTTGCGTGATTGGTGCAAAGATGAGGGCGTAACTCATATTGCAATGGAGAGCACGGGTGTTTATTGGAAGCCTGTATTCAATATTTTGGAGGATGATTTTGAGGTTCTTTTGGTTAATGCTCGGCACGTAAAGAATGTGCCTGTTCATAAGACCGACAAGAAGGATAGCAAATGGTTGAGCAAATTATTGGTAAGCGGACTACTCAAGGGTAGCTTTATCCCTCCACGCGACATAAGAGATTTACGAGATTTAGTTCGCTACAAGAAGAAGTTAGTAGCTCATAGTGCATCAGAGAAGAATCGTATAATCAAGATATTGGAGGATTGCAATATCAAGTTATCAAGTGTATTGAGTGATGTTGATGGAGCCGTTGGTCGCAATATCATCAGTGCATTGATAGATGGAGAGAGTGATGTAAATCAATTAATGCGGTTTTATCACGGCAAGATAAAGACGCCTCGTAGTGAGTTTGTCAAAGCTTTGCAAGGTAAGGTTAGCTATCATCATCGTTTTATGTTGCAGTTTCATCGAGATGTGATAGCTAATGATGACGCTATGTTAGAGCGGTTGGATGCAGAAATAGCCAAGGCTGTTTCTGATTATGAAGTTGAATTGGAGCTATTGGAGACCATACCGGGTGTTGGGCGAGATAGTGCCATTGGTATTATAAGCGAGATAGGTGTTGATATGGAACGATTTCCTGATGAGAACCATTTAAGTTCTTATTGTGGTGTAAGTCCGGGCAATAATGAGAGTGCCGGTAAAAAAAAAGTACAAAGACCATAA